Proteins encoded within one genomic window of Rhodothermales bacterium:
- the rlmB gene encoding 23S rRNA (guanosine(2251)-2'-O)-methyltransferase RlmB, whose product MATNETTISVLIGRKPVKEALINQPRSIEKILLTKRGGGPEIDAIRATASRQGVPVQYAPEVRLDKESGRANHQGVVAFISGIEYRDLDDMLRDIAPTRDEVAERRPVVLALDRVEDPHNLGAMLRSALAAGVAGVIVPDQRMAPLNAAAMKASAGAAMRLPIARVGKLSEALYQMKERGYWVVGTESTEGDTIWSFDWLKPVVIVMGSEGMGLHPSVKEQCDALVSIPLFGPVESLNVSVACALTVYAAAMQRAAS is encoded by the coding sequence ATGGCGACGAACGAGACAACGATATCGGTTCTGATCGGGAGAAAGCCGGTAAAAGAAGCCCTGATCAATCAGCCGCGCTCCATTGAAAAGATCCTGCTGACCAAGCGCGGCGGCGGACCCGAAATCGACGCCATCCGCGCGACGGCTTCCCGCCAGGGCGTGCCCGTTCAGTACGCGCCGGAAGTCAGGCTGGACAAGGAGAGCGGACGCGCCAATCATCAGGGGGTCGTGGCGTTCATCAGCGGCATCGAGTACCGCGACCTCGACGACATGCTGCGGGACATAGCCCCCACGCGCGACGAGGTGGCCGAGCGCAGGCCGGTCGTCCTTGCACTGGACCGGGTGGAGGATCCGCACAATCTGGGGGCGATGCTTCGGAGCGCCCTCGCGGCCGGCGTGGCGGGCGTCATCGTCCCCGACCAGCGCATGGCGCCCCTGAACGCAGCCGCCATGAAGGCCAGTGCCGGCGCGGCCATGCGATTGCCTATCGCGCGCGTCGGCAAACTGTCCGAGGCGCTGTATCAGATGAAAGAGCGGGGATACTGGGTTGTCGGGACGGAATCGACGGAAGGGGATACGATCTGGAGCTTTGACTGGCTCAAGCCGGTCGTGATCGTCATGGGGAGTGAGGGGATGGGTTTGCATCCGTCCGTCAAGGAGCAGTGCGACGCTCTCGTTTCGATCCCGCTGTTCGGTCCGGTGGAATCCCTCAACGTGTCTGTCGCCTGCGCCCTCACCGTTTATGCGGCGGCGATGCAGCGCGCCGCGAGCTAG